Within Anaerolineae bacterium, the genomic segment AGTAGTATCCAGGGAAAGCGGCACGTCCACAACCTCCTGAATGGTGTCCACCAGCCAGGGCATGATCTCGTGGCCGGCGCGCTTCTGTGGGCCGATGTTTAAATCCAGCGCCTGCGCACCCGCTTCCACCTGCTTGATCGCCAGTTCTTGGAAGAACCGCTTATCCTGCGCCGCCAACGCCTCCTTCACGCGCGGCGAGATGATGTGGATGTTCTCACCGATGATGTACACGCTAGCCTCCTCCTTTGCATTTCACCATGAAACGCCGCGTTTCACCAGCGTCCATCGCAAAGACCACAGTTAAGTGCAAAGTTATCCACACTGCCTCGCGGCCGGGACATGCAAACCTAACAGGCGTTCGGCAAGGTTGTACACGGCTTGATATGCCGCGGAGATAGCCGGCAACTCGGCGATGGGCCGGCCGCTGCCGTCAAATTCGGCCAGGATCGGATCGAAAGGCACCACGCCGGCCAGCTCCAGGCCCGTTTCAGTAATAGCCTGCTGCAACGGCTGTGGGAGGGGATCAGCCACCCGATTCAGCAATAGATAGGTGCGCTCTATATGAATGTGCAGTCTCTCGGCGAGGCGAGCCATCTGGCTAGCCGCTAATATCCCACGCAGCGTGGGATCGCTCACCAATAGCAGGATATCCACATCGCGCGTCGTGCGCCGGCTCAAATGCTCCATGCCCGCCTCGTTGTCAATCACCACGTAGTCATAGGCACGCCCTAGCGCATCTATGATCTGGCGCAGCATATGGTTAACAGCGCAATAACAACCCGGCCCCTCAGGGCGGCCCATCGCCAGTAGGTCTACTTCGTCACCCTCCTCTAAGGCCATGCGCACAGCATGATCCAGCCAGTCCTGGCGAGCCACTCCTGTCGACAGAGTACCCCCTGGCGCCGTTTGCAGCGTCTCTTCTCGGATGTCACCGACGGTACGCCCTAGCGGCAGGCCTAGGGCCAAATGTAGGTTGCTAGCAGGGTCGGCGTCAATCGCCAGGATACTTCCCGCTCTGCGTTCGATCAAGACGCGGATCAGGAGAGCGGCAATGGAGGTCTTGCCCGTACCACCCTTGCCGGCTAACGCGATGGTGGTCGTCATAAGGCAACCCTCTGGGCCTTCACCCTTTTCTTTATTGTGTCGGCGTGGCCATCAACGCCGCTACTGATGGGAACTGCATCAGATCGGTGTGCGGCAAGAACAAGGCAGAGGTGAACTGGTCGTAGAACCGATTATCCGCTGAAAGCTCCACGTACGTCAGCTTGTGGGCGATCTCCACCAGCCGCTGTCGTACATCCCGCCGCAGCAAGGCCATATACGCGCCCATAACGCTGGTGTTCCCCAGGAAGTGGAAGCGATCCCACGGGAGATCAGGCAGCATGCCAATTTGGATCGCCTTCTCCACGTTGATATATTGACCGAACGCGCCGCCGATCAGCATCCGATCCACATCCTGGAGGTTCACCCCGACGGACTCGCACAATACAGAGAACCCGGCATAGATGGCGGCCTTGGCGCGGATCAGGTTGTCAATGTCCACCTTAGTGAGTACGATGTCGCGGCCATGCGCTGTTTCCTCGGCCCAGGCCACCACATACTCTGGGCCGTGTGCTCCTTCGCGCACGCGCGGTGTGCCTAGATCGAGGCGCAGGTTCCCACCTTTGTCTAGCACACCTGTGATGAATAGCTCCGCTAATAGCGAGATCAGCCCAGATCCGCAGATTCCGCGCGGTTTACCTCCGCCGATGACCCGATAGGTGGGCTCGTAAGTCTGGCTGGAGATCCAAACCTCCTCGATCGCCCCTTCCGTGGCCCGCATGCCATGTTCCACGCCCGCCCCCTCGAAGGCAGGACCGGCGGAACAAGCACACGTCAGCATCCAGTCGCCAGTGCCTAAGACCGTCTCGCCGTTGGTGCCAACGTCGATAAAGAGCGTTAGCCCTTCTTGGGCATCGAGGCTAATGCTGAGCACACCGGCCGTGATGTCGGCCCCCACATAGCTGGCCACGCCGGGGAGGCAATCCACAGTGCCAGTGGGACAGATGTTCAGCCCCACTTCGGCCGCGCACAGGGTCGGCCAGTCGTTGACGATGGGGATGTAGGGCGTCAGCCGGATTGGCTCCGGTGGCACGCCCAGGAACAGATGCATCATTGTCGTATTGCCAGCCACTGTAGCTTTATGGATGTGCTCTGGCCGGATGCGCCGATACTGAGCTACGGTCGCAATGAGCGGATTGATGGTGTCCAGGGCCATTTGCCGCAGCTCAGCTAAGCCATTTCCTTTCGAGGCATAGATGATGCGGGAGATGATGTCCTCGCCGCGGGCGATCTGGCCGTTGTATTCGGCTGCTTGCGCCACCACTTGTCCGCTGAGCAGATCCACCAGGTACACTGTGACCGTGGTCGTGCCGATGTCAATGGCCAGCCCCCAGCTCTCCCCGCTTTGATCGCCGGGAAGGAGATCCACCAGGCGTGGCGGGCCATTCGGCCGATCCCACGTATCCAGTTCAACCACGGCGGTCACAGCCCAATTGGCCGCGCGGAGCGTAGTCCCCAGCCGTTGCAGCGTCGGTAGCTCAGCGACGAGCCCACGCAGGCCGTATTGCCGCGCCAGCTCGCGCCGTAACCGCGCCCAGTCGTCCGTCTGATCATCCAAAGTAGGCAAGGGAAGCTGCACAAAATAACGATGGATCGTCTGATGCTCACGCCAGTGATAGGGGAACGGTACCACCACGCGACGAGCGGCCTTCTCCGTGGTCAGCCGCCGGACGATTCGCTCCTGTGGCGGGATTTCGATAGTAGTATCGCCCTCGATCACGCTCTGGCAAGCGAGTGCGTAGCCAGCGGCCAAATCATTCGGTGAGAGACGCAAGGTCACCCGTCGGCGCACTGCGGCCATGCCATCCCGCACAAGCACTGCGCACCGCCCACATCGTCCCTGTCCGCCGCAGGGTATATTCAGATCAAGCCCAGCTTGGCGCGCCGCCTCGATGACCAGCGTCCCCGTGGGGACCTGCACAATGGCATCCGCCGGCAGAAAACGAACGGAATGCAAGGTCATAACTCACCTGAAGCCGCTCAAACCGCCTAGGAGGCTCAGTTAGGCGACCACAACTTGAGGAATCCCGGCAGGTCCACCGCCTCACGCGGTCCCACTAGGATCTGCCAGCCCGGCAGCTCCTCCTCCAGCTCGCCCAGCAATACCGCCACATGCCCGGGGATGATGAGCTTGCGGTGCTGAATCCTGGACTCGATGTTCGTTCCCTTGACCGTCTTGGCGATTTTATCGGCATCGAATTTGCCAGCGGCCCAGGCGGTAAGCACGCTCATCCCCTCGGCATCGGCCACCAGCAACCAGCCCGGATGGCCGCTAGATTCCACCTCGTTGGCGACAGCGAAGTAGGTGATGGAGAAGTTGGTGGTGATCATGACCGGGGCATCGGGACCGGGGTTGTTGATCTCGTAGATGCCCGGCTCCACTTGGATCGGCTTCTGCGGGTCGGTGAAGATGTTCTGCCGCCACACTAGTAGTCCATAGGCCGACGCAGGGGTGAAGTGGTCGAGCACAATAAAGCCGGCATACTTGGCGATGTGCTGCGCCGCTAGCAGCGGCTCTTCTCCCGGCTCACTGACCCCCTCGCCGGGGAAGGCAAGGATTGGATAGCCCAACGCTCGCACATTCTGCTTGAGTGAGAGCCGGCGGATCTGGGTGAACGTCGTCAGCGTCCCCAGCGGATCGCGTGGCCCGGGATCCAGGACCAAATCCTCCAGTCCCATCGCTTTGATTTGGGTGGTGAGGTTAGCCAGGGCCGAGAGATCGCCATCACCTCGCACAGCCAAGGAGGCCCCGTGAGCTTTGGCGAGCGCGGCCAGCGGCTGCCAGTTGTTCGCCGTCACACCCCACAGGAGCGGGCGGGTGCCAGCGGCTGCCTTCAGCCCTGCCTCGGCCATGTCGGGCTGGGGAGCCAATAGAATGAGCGGCCGACCTGCCCCCAGCGCCTGTTGGACCGCGGCGGCATAGGTCGCCGGGTCGCCGGATGCTGCCTCCACAGCCAGCCCGTCCAGTGTGAGAGATAGCCCAACATAGTCCACCGCGTACTCTCGCACTTGCTGGACCCTCTGTCTGATCTCCTCAGGCGATTGAGTGTCTCGCACTCGCACGAAGAGGCCAGGTTTGTGATAGAAGGTCTTCTCGTGCCGGAAGAGCACCGTTTCGTTGCCCGCCTCAACCTTGTAGCCGTCACTGCTCAAAGTGATCAGGCGGATCGGAGGGGCTGAGGCCTCCTCGAGCTGTGCCTTCGCCTCTTCGCTGACATAGGGGCAGGCGCTCAGCTCCGCCTGCTTGGCGGCCAGCTTCATGGCGAAGGCCATGCAAGTCGGAAACCCACACTCTTTGCAGTTAGTTTTGGGCAGCAGCTTATAAATCTGCAGGCCAGTCAACGCCATGATGACCTCCGTGTCCGATGCGCCAAACTTACATTGCGACGACGCGTCTCACTTCCGGGAAGTAGTGCTGGACCGTCTTCTCGATGCCCAGCGTGAGCGTGGCTTGCATATATGGACAGCCGAGACAATGGCCGCCTAACTTCACGCGCACCTCTCCGTCCTCGTAGCTCACCAGCTCCACCGATCCCCCGTGATAGGCCATCAGATACCGGCTGATCTGCTCGATCAACTCTTCCAGGGTAAGCTCGACCGGCTGTTCCGCTTCGCTCATCGGAATGTCTCCTTTTAACCTGGAACCAGCTCGCGCACCATAAGCCGATCAATCATCTGGTGGACGCGCCGTACCGCTTCCGGGTGACGCATCACCAGCACATCCGCCCCCGCGTGTACTAGGTTAACAGCGGTCAACGATTCCCACAGGATGCCGCGCTCCTCCCAATCGCCCCAGGTGGCCGGCACCCCATCACCCACGCGAGCCTCCTTGGATCGCCATGCCTCCTCGCCCGGCGTGACCAGCATCGGTGATTGGGTCATGACATCGCCCTGGAGCGCGGCCAGGCGCAGCCGTTCCATAACCGAGTACCCGTACTCGATGCCGTATCCCAGCGCGCCCGTGGTTGGGTCCATGAGGATGCGGTCGAGTGGCAGTCCCATGTCGTGGATAAGGATCACCAACTGCTTGGCCAGGTTGACATCCATTGGGGTGCGGGAATCCACTAAGTGGCCGTGAGCCAACGCCGCCGCCACGATGGTGCGGTAGTTCTTTTCCTCACACACGCCCAGCACCAGGCGCTCTCCCTTGGCCTCCTCAGCGACAGCCACCAGCATTTCGTTATCCAGGTCCGCCTGGCCCGGGCCAAACACCAGCAAGGGCAGCCCGGTGGCCTCTAGCACACACCGCACGGCCTTACGCGCTGCCGCCGCCGGCGATGTTGAACCGTTACCACTCACGGGCACGGTCAAACGTAGTAGGATCAGGTCGGCACCACGCGCTTCGGCCGCTTGCGCCCAAGTGGCCGGATCGTTTATCACCTCACCCCAGGCGTCTAGCAACGGTGCCGGCCAGTCGGTGGGCCGACGATCCTGGATCTCGATGGCGATGCGCGGTGGGTTTGGGATTTCCCCCTCGAAGTGTAAGAAAGGCAATGTGGACTCGCCACCCACAGTGACAGTGTGACTCCGTGAGCCGCCCTCAGCACGCGTGGCACCTAGGGTAACGGTGCGCACCCGTCCCGTCCATTTCTCCTTCGAGATGGATATTTCTGGCATCATGCCCTCCTGAAATCCGTCATGCGTGACGCATAAAGGCCGTTGCGCGTCAGAGCAGCGGTGGCATAGTCAACGCCGGGTGATCGTGTTCTTCCAACCAAGCCAATAGCTCCTCGACGGTCGTCGCCACCCGCTCATCCGCGATGCGATCTATCAGGTCGGGGATGCCCTCCCGTTCGGCCACGGCTTTGAGCTCCTCGGCCATCGTCTCTTTGAGGATGGACGACATCCACACGATCCTTTTGAAGCCGCCATCGGCCGAGATAAACTTCTTGCTGGTCAGATAGTACTTGCCGATGCCCATCACGCCAGGGGTTTGCAGGCCGCCTCCCGCCATACCAGCCAGCGTGGAGAAGGTCATGCCGGCGGGCGTCATGCTGGGATCCTCGCGGCTGACCACCATGAAGCCGTTGGCCTCGGGGATGATCATCATGATGCACTCGAAGCAGCCGCACGCGGTCATCGGATTCTCCATAATGGAATACATGGCCACTTCCTGGACCTTCCCTTGGGAGAGCTTCCGAGCGACCTCATTCACGCCTGGCCAATACCCTTTAACCGGATCAATAGGAGCCCCCTTGAGGATCGGCTGGTTGGGACCAGTAGGATTGATCTCGTGGGAAGCGCGGCAGTCGAGCCAGTTATAAGCGCCGCACAATCCTAGCCGCTCTGGCGAGATAATACAGACGTGAGTAGGTGCGAAGCTCTGACACAAGGTACAGGTATAGAACGTATCCACGCTCTCGTCCGTCATGTTGGCCAGGCGGATGTTACGCTCGTGGTAGGCCTGGCGCGCCCGCTCTAGCCATTCCTGGATCGCCTTAGGATCGGTGTAAATGGTCACCTGCACCTTATCCACGATGGCGCCGAAGTCGGCGTGGAAGCGGGCGTGTAGGATATCGCCGAAGTGCCGCAGCGTAAACCCCTTCTCAGCGGCCGCCTTGCTAATGCGGATCCAGGCGATGTCGCGCTGGCCGATGTGCTGGACGCCCGAGGCGCCGTTGATGAAGTAGTGGATCTGCCGCTCCAAGACGGGCTCGAAGTCCTTCTGCATCTTGCGGCCGGCCACCTTTACCACGATCCCCATGTCCATCGAGCCTTCCATCGGGACGTGGCTGAAGTCGGGGCCGACCACCTCGATCTTGCCATCTTCTACTTCGTCCCAATCGGCCATGTATAGGTATTCAAAGGCGCGCGAGTTCTTGCCGCCAAACTCGACCCGCATGTCCTTGCGGCGCACGACCTCGCCCTCAAAGGCGGAGCCGTAGGGGACAGGGATGGGGATCTCGGTGATCTTTACCTTGACGCCGCGCACCTCGATGGCGCGCTGGACCAGTTTAGCTGCTTTCTCCTCATCCGTCGGCGCATCGATTTCGTTCCACGGCATTGAGATGACGTGCTCGTAGCGGGTGACGCCGGTGGGCAAAATCTGCGGGATGACTGTGTCGGCAATGACGGGGAAGCCGTAAGAGATGGCCCCGGCTGCCGCGGCGTACTTGAGGTCGTCCACTTCGCCCAGCGCCAAGACGAAGGCAAACACCCGGTATTTGTTGTAGAGCAGGATCTCCCGCCACTGGCCTGGCTTCATGCCGCCGAAGGTGAGCGCCGACCGCGTGGCAAAACCTAACGCATAGATGGCGGAGATGGTGTCGCGTCCGAACGGCACGATATATGTATCGTACCCCATCTCCACCCCTTCCTCATGCAATTGGTCGATGATGGAACGCCCGTTGACATTGCCGCTCAGGAAGATCAGGATGTTCCGCCGCTGCAGCTCGCGCACGATGGCTACAGCTGCTCGATTGGTGCGCGCCGCCCCTACGATGGCAGCGAAGCCTGGCATGCGGCCATCCACCAACTGGATACCCCAGGAGCGCAGTTGGATGTCGTCAATAGGGCCGTTCAGGTGGCCATCCCCGGCGGCGCGCTCAAACTCCGGGCTGGTGAAAGAGGTGCCACCAGCCAGGCGCAGGCCTGGATACGGCTCGGGCTGCTCTCCCAATGCGAAGCGAATGCCCTCAATGGCCTCCGCAGCTAAGAGGGTCGCCATGCCACAGTCCAGCGTCTCCCCCAAATATGGAGTCCACAAGTTCTCCTCAGGCACCGGGTGCAGAAGGTTCTTAGCGTGTTCCAGTACTGGTACTAAGTCCTCCAGCTTGGTGACCTGAATGCCCAGCATGCCGTAGATGACCGGCAAGTAATAGGCCGTATTCGGGAACGCGACATGGGCCTTAGGCCCTTTCTCGGCCATTGCCTTCTTTAAGAGCGCCTCTGCCTCGGCGACAATTCCGTTGGCGCCGCGAATGGCGCGCGTGGCAATGTATCGAGACATCTTCCCCTCCGGCTTAATTCACAGACATCCCATAGATGGCTTCCAACCGCGCCTCCAACGGGAGGGCCAGGATCTCCTGTATGCGCCAATCGCCGCTCTTGCCCCACTTGGACGGGTCATACTTGGCCAGGCCGAGAGCTGCCCGCTTCTGGTCGATGTGAGCCAACGCTCGGCGGACGATCTCCTCAGCATCCGGGATGAACTCGAGCTTGCCCCCCACCTTTTTCTCCCAGCCCTCGCTGATGAGGCGTGTCACCTCTGCGCTGCCACGCACCGGCCCCTCACCGCCCATGATCACATAAGCTCCAGAGGCGACGCAGTACGTAGCGATAGCTAGCGCCTTCTCGCTCATCCACTCCGGCGCCATGCCGACCGCCGGGATATCCGCGATGTCCTCGCCCAACCCCGTCTCGGTCGCCATCTGCGAGAGCACCGTCAAGATACGAGAGTTGTCCACACAAGCGCCTAGGTGAAGCACGGGCGGTATCCCCACGGCCTCACATACCTCTCGCAGACCAGGACCGGCCAGCTCCAGTGCCGCCTCTGGCCTCATAAACCCAGCCTTAGCCCCGGCAATGGCTCCGCAACCTGTCTCCACCACCAGGACGTCGTTCTTGAGAAACTCGCTGACCACATAGCGATGGAGCTCGTCGTGACAGACGCGGGCATTATTACACCCAATATTGGCTACCACACCTCGGATACGTCCGGCGATGATGGCATCGTTCAGCGGACGGAACGAGCCGCGGTAGAAACCACCTAGGGCATAGCCAATGTATTCATGCGAGAAGCCAGGCACCAGCGGCGTGCGCGCTTCAGGGATGAACACTCCATCTCTCAGCGGGAAGCGATCAATAGCCCGGCGGATGATCTCTTTAGCGATCTCCAAGGCCCGCCGTTCGTCGAACTCGATGTGCGTAGCCCCTACAATCTTAGCCTTGCGCGAGGTGGTGATGATCTCCGTGTGGAAACGGCTGGCTATCGGCACCAATCCTTGCATGATACATTGGACGTCTACCACCATTGCTTCCACTGCGCCAGTGAGGATGGCCAGCTCCTGCTGAAGGAAGTTGCCGGCCAAGGGCACCCCCTGGCGCATGAGCGCCTCGTTGGCGGTACAACAGATGCCAGCCAGGTTGATACCGGTGGCTCCTTTGCTCCGGGCGTACTCAATTAACTCAGGGTCCTGCGCTGCGGCGACGATCATTTCTGAGAGGGTGGGCTCATGGCCATGGATGATGATGTTCACCATGTCCTCTTCCAACACCCCGAGGTTAGCTTCGGACAGTACAGGGGCCGGGGTGCCGAAGAGAATATCCGTCAGGTCAGTAGCGAGCATAGACCCACCCCAGCCATCGGCCAGGGCACATCGCATCGCCTGATCCAAGAGATGTTCTGGGTCTTGATCGTTACCGATGTTGGTGCGATGCAGTAGCTCGACCACTTCCCGATCAATGGCGCGAGGAGCAATATGCAGGTCCCGCCAGATCTTCTGGCGCTTCGCTGGGGCGCGCTTCAAGTACAGGAGTTCCCCATGCGTCCTGCCGAACTCTCCCAAAGCAGCTAACGCCACATCGCGAGCGATGTCCCGGATGGGGCGTCCATCCACCGGTACACCCAGATATCCTGCCACTTCCTTCAGCTTGAAGGGATCACGGATTCGATAATCCGACGCTTGCCCCTCGGCAGCCTCCAGCAAGGTAAAGGCCAGATCGCGGCCATGATCCGAGTGAGCAGCTGCTCCGGCAGCTACTGCTCGCGCGAAGTTACGGGCCACTACCGTATCTACCGTCGCCCCGCAAACCCCGCGCTCCGCCTTACCCACCAATCGGCAAGGCCCCATGGCGCAGTGACGGCAACAAAGCCCCTCTACACCGATGGGACAGGGGGCCAGCTCCTCGGCCCGTGCAAAGCACGTCTCCATATTCAATTGGAGCGCCCGTTCCAAAAGCGCCACGACAGCAGCATCCCGGCTCAGTTCTTCCGGCGTTCGTCCTTTCTTTTTTGCCATCGTTCCAACCTCCCAGACGCTAATATTTCCGGAACTCGCCCGACATCTCGATATCCACTTGATTGGTCTTAGTCACTCGCGCGCCCAGCACTTCCCATCTGGGATCTCGACGTATTCCGTCGTGCTGAACGAGAACGGGCACTTCCCCTGCTCCCACTGGATAGCCGGCCTCAGCCAACGCCTGCTCGATGGCCGCCTGGCTGATCTTCGAGGGATCAAAGGAGACCAGGACCTGCTTCCAGGCAGAACTGGCATACACGTCCTGCACTCCCTCCAGGCTCGTCAGGACGGCCCGGACTTTGAGCACGTGATGATCCGCCCACATGGCGGGCACATCAAGCACCACCTTCTCCAAGTGATGATCACCGGAAATCGGCTGTATATCGAGCACGATTTGTTCCATCTGTCCTCACCTCCTATGAGGGTCCGCCGGCCTCTGTTGCGTCCACATGCCCCGGCGGCCGCAGGTAGACAGGAGGCGTGCGGAAGGGGGCCACCTGCTCACGCACTTGACCACGCAGGATGTCGCCGGAGATGTGCATCAACGTATCGTTAAAGTCAGGGTCAATCCTCATACTGGCCAGACAAGGGAAGTGATGGTGGAGCATACCAGCCCGCTGCTCGGCGTCGTCCACATGCTCCCCCGTCAGCCGTTCCGCCACATAGCGCGCGCAGCCACACGCGGAATCGCGGACCACTTCTACCGATTCGATGGTCTTGCCATCAGGCCCCACCTGCACACGCAACTCCGGCTGACCAAACCGCCGGGCGAAGGCCGTGACCAAGGAATCCTCGTAGGTTCGCAAGTGTGAATGCAGATTATAAGTCCACTCCGTGAGAGAACAGAACGGTTTGGGGAATACTGCCGTCACGTCCAGATCCGCCAGCCATATCGCTATCTGGCGAGCCAAACCCGATGGTAGCCACTCCTCGCGGTCGATTGGCGCAATAACCGCCCGAGCACCTGTTATCTGTACCAGCTCTGGCAGCAACACGGCTACCGCCGGCATCTGGCCCAGGGACAAGATTAGATCAGCCGGAGCTAGATTCGAGGGCACAAACGTCTCTGGAGCATCCATCGCCTCATCGAGCGCAAGAACCGGCGCATTCCAAACGGCTAAAGGCCACTCCGGTGCATGCCGTTGAATATTCTCTACGATCCGACGTCCGTATTCTCCTTGGATCAAAGCTAAGATCCGCATTCCTATATCCCTCAACTATCTATACTATTCCGGGGGAAGTTTCAGGCTTGGACCTTTCCGAAACCTACCATGGCTAATTGCAAGTCTCAATGGCAAACTGACATCTTCACCAGCGGTACACCGGATATTCCGGGATTTGGCTTCCTGGGTGATCGAAGGCGGATGCCTTCGACCACCCAGGATAAGGCTCTCTTTTCCCCAGTTCAGAACAACCCCACCACACGGCCGTTCTCATCCATGTCCACGGCCATGAACGCTGGCCGAGAAGGCAGGCCTGGCATCGTACGCATTTCGCCACAGAGCGGATAAATGAAGCCGGCTCCCACCGAGGCGCGCACCTCACGGATGGGTAGGCGGAACCCCTTGGGCGCGCCCTTCCAGTTGGGGTCGTGGCTGAGCGATAGATGCGTTTTCGCCATGCAGATGGGCAAATGGCCAAAACCAGCTTCTTCGTAGGCAGCAATCTGCCTTTCCGCCTTCGGGTCGTAATCCACTCCATCGGCGCCGTAAACACGCGTGGCGATGGTCTCGATCTTCTTTTTAATCGGCCATTCCAGCGGATA encodes:
- a CDS encoding NifU family protein; the encoded protein is MSEAEQPVELTLEELIEQISRYLMAYHGGSVELVSYEDGEVRVKLGGHCLGCPYMQATLTLGIEKTVQHYFPEVRRVVAM
- a CDS encoding AAA family ATPase; protein product: MTTTIALAGKGGTGKTSIAALLIRVLIERRAGSILAIDADPASNLHLALGLPLGRTVGDIREETLQTAPGGTLSTGVARQDWLDHAVRMALEEGDEVDLLAMGRPEGPGCYCAVNHMLRQIIDALGRAYDYVVIDNEAGMEHLSRRTTRDVDILLLVSDPTLRGILAASQMARLAERLHIHIERTYLLLNRVADPLPQPLQQAITETGLELAGVVPFDPILAEFDGSGRPIAELPAISAAYQAVYNLAERLLGLHVPAARQCG
- the cooS gene encoding anaerobic carbon-monoxide dehydrogenase catalytic subunit; the protein is MAKKKGRTPEELSRDAAVVALLERALQLNMETCFARAEELAPCPIGVEGLCCRHCAMGPCRLVGKAERGVCGATVDTVVARNFARAVAAGAAAHSDHGRDLAFTLLEAAEGQASDYRIRDPFKLKEVAGYLGVPVDGRPIRDIARDVALAALGEFGRTHGELLYLKRAPAKRQKIWRDLHIAPRAIDREVVELLHRTNIGNDQDPEHLLDQAMRCALADGWGGSMLATDLTDILFGTPAPVLSEANLGVLEEDMVNIIIHGHEPTLSEMIVAAAQDPELIEYARSKGATGINLAGICCTANEALMRQGVPLAGNFLQQELAILTGAVEAMVVDVQCIMQGLVPIASRFHTEIITTSRKAKIVGATHIEFDERRALEIAKEIIRRAIDRFPLRDGVFIPEARTPLVPGFSHEYIGYALGGFYRGSFRPLNDAIIAGRIRGVVANIGCNNARVCHDELHRYVVSEFLKNDVLVVETGCGAIAGAKAGFMRPEAALELAGPGLREVCEAVGIPPVLHLGACVDNSRILTVLSQMATETGLGEDIADIPAVGMAPEWMSEKALAIATYCVASGAYVIMGGEGPVRGSAEVTRLISEGWEKKVGGKLEFIPDAEEIVRRALAHIDQKRAALGLAKYDPSKWGKSGDWRIQEILALPLEARLEAIYGMSVN
- a CDS encoding acetyl-CoA decarbonylase/synthase complex subunit delta, which translates into the protein MPEISISKEKWTGRVRTVTLGATRAEGGSRSHTVTVGGESTLPFLHFEGEIPNPPRIAIEIQDRRPTDWPAPLLDAWGEVINDPATWAQAAEARGADLILLRLTVPVSGNGSTSPAAAARKAVRCVLEATGLPLLVFGPGQADLDNEMLVAVAEEAKGERLVLGVCEEKNYRTIVAAALAHGHLVDSRTPMDVNLAKQLVILIHDMGLPLDRILMDPTTGALGYGIEYGYSVMERLRLAALQGDVMTQSPMLVTPGEEAWRSKEARVGDGVPATWGDWEERGILWESLTAVNLVHAGADVLVMRHPEAVRRVHQMIDRLMVRELVPG
- the acsC gene encoding acetyl-CoA decarbonylase/synthase complex subunit gamma; its protein translation is MALTGLQIYKLLPKTNCKECGFPTCMAFAMKLAAKQAELSACPYVSEEAKAQLEEASAPPIRLITLSSDGYKVEAGNETVLFRHEKTFYHKPGLFVRVRDTQSPEEIRQRVQQVREYAVDYVGLSLTLDGLAVEAASGDPATYAAAVQQALGAGRPLILLAPQPDMAEAGLKAAAGTRPLLWGVTANNWQPLAALAKAHGASLAVRGDGDLSALANLTTQIKAMGLEDLVLDPGPRDPLGTLTTFTQIRRLSLKQNVRALGYPILAFPGEGVSEPGEEPLLAAQHIAKYAGFIVLDHFTPASAYGLLVWRQNIFTDPQKPIQVEPGIYEINNPGPDAPVMITTNFSITYFAVANEVESSGHPGWLLVADAEGMSVLTAWAAGKFDADKIAKTVKGTNIESRIQHRKLIIPGHVAVLLGELEEELPGWQILVGPREAVDLPGFLKLWSPN
- a CDS encoding heavy-metal-associated domain-containing protein → MEQIVLDIQPISGDHHLEKVVLDVPAMWADHHVLKVRAVLTSLEGVQDVYASSAWKQVLVSFDPSKISQAAIEQALAEAGYPVGAGEVPVLVQHDGIRRDPRWEVLGARVTKTNQVDIEMSGEFRKY
- the acsB gene encoding acetyl-CoA decarbonylase/synthase complex subunit alpha/beta, translated to MSRYIATRAIRGANGIVAEAEALLKKAMAEKGPKAHVAFPNTAYYLPVIYGMLGIQVTKLEDLVPVLEHAKNLLHPVPEENLWTPYLGETLDCGMATLLAAEAIEGIRFALGEQPEPYPGLRLAGGTSFTSPEFERAAGDGHLNGPIDDIQLRSWGIQLVDGRMPGFAAIVGAARTNRAAVAIVRELQRRNILIFLSGNVNGRSIIDQLHEEGVEMGYDTYIVPFGRDTISAIYALGFATRSALTFGGMKPGQWREILLYNKYRVFAFVLALGEVDDLKYAAAAGAISYGFPVIADTVIPQILPTGVTRYEHVISMPWNEIDAPTDEEKAAKLVQRAIEVRGVKVKITEIPIPVPYGSAFEGEVVRRKDMRVEFGGKNSRAFEYLYMADWDEVEDGKIEVVGPDFSHVPMEGSMDMGIVVKVAGRKMQKDFEPVLERQIHYFINGASGVQHIGQRDIAWIRISKAAAEKGFTLRHFGDILHARFHADFGAIVDKVQVTIYTDPKAIQEWLERARQAYHERNIRLANMTDESVDTFYTCTLCQSFAPTHVCIISPERLGLCGAYNWLDCRASHEINPTGPNQPILKGAPIDPVKGYWPGVNEVARKLSQGKVQEVAMYSIMENPMTACGCFECIMMIIPEANGFMVVSREDPSMTPAGMTFSTLAGMAGGGLQTPGVMGIGKYYLTSKKFISADGGFKRIVWMSSILKETMAEELKAVAEREGIPDLIDRIADERVATTVEELLAWLEEHDHPALTMPPLL
- a CDS encoding ASKHA domain-containing protein, with the protein product MTLHSVRFLPADAIVQVPTGTLVIEAARQAGLDLNIPCGGQGRCGRCAVLVRDGMAAVRRRVTLRLSPNDLAAGYALACQSVIEGDTTIEIPPQERIVRRLTTEKAARRVVVPFPYHWREHQTIHRYFVQLPLPTLDDQTDDWARLRRELARQYGLRGLVAELPTLQRLGTTLRAANWAVTAVVELDTWDRPNGPPRLVDLLPGDQSGESWGLAIDIGTTTVTVYLVDLLSGQVVAQAAEYNGQIARGEDIISRIIYASKGNGLAELRQMALDTINPLIATVAQYRRIRPEHIHKATVAGNTTMMHLFLGVPPEPIRLTPYIPIVNDWPTLCAAEVGLNICPTGTVDCLPGVASYVGADITAGVLSISLDAQEGLTLFIDVGTNGETVLGTGDWMLTCACSAGPAFEGAGVEHGMRATEGAIEEVWISSQTYEPTYRVIGGGKPRGICGSGLISLLAELFITGVLDKGGNLRLDLGTPRVREGAHGPEYVVAWAEETAHGRDIVLTKVDIDNLIRAKAAIYAGFSVLCESVGVNLQDVDRMLIGGAFGQYINVEKAIQIGMLPDLPWDRFHFLGNTSVMGAYMALLRRDVRQRLVEIAHKLTYVELSADNRFYDQFTSALFLPHTDLMQFPSVAALMATPTQ